One window of Paludibacter propionicigenes WB4 genomic DNA carries:
- a CDS encoding glycoside hydrolase: MQTDSWNIIEDDFQPSKQLEREIAFGLSNGYIAQRANFEEYYSGETRLGSYVNGIYSQNTDTDDSGLLKDDCGLLKTPNWCGIIVRLNEEVVDLATWEVLSFKSVLNIQEGVLERFFEAVSPRKHKIEVTVKRFLSMDEREVAAIKYSVKSIDFEGRISFMPVIDANVINPKDNNEQLWNVLQVKTQQNVSYLWAQVRHQKVQFCGAHSYALYKNNEQLKVNPTKIEKERIAGFSMGADVKAGDTIYMNKYIAIADSLTRPNENLPDYVCQLALNSKEKGWQKLFEEHCGVCVARWFQAGLTAEDNIENQQNLIQAVFMNNMNIHCK, from the coding sequence ATGCAAACTGATTCATGGAATATAATTGAAGACGATTTTCAACCAAGCAAACAACTAGAAAGAGAAATTGCTTTTGGCCTTTCAAACGGTTATATTGCTCAACGTGCTAACTTTGAAGAGTATTATTCCGGCGAAACCCGATTGGGATCGTATGTAAATGGAATTTATTCTCAAAATACAGATACGGACGATAGCGGATTGTTGAAGGATGATTGCGGTTTGCTGAAAACGCCAAACTGGTGTGGTATAATTGTTAGATTAAACGAAGAAGTTGTAGACTTGGCAACATGGGAGGTGTTGAGCTTTAAAAGTGTGCTGAATATACAAGAGGGAGTTTTGGAGAGATTTTTCGAGGCAGTTTCACCTCGCAAACATAAGATTGAAGTTACTGTCAAACGCTTTCTGAGTATGGACGAAAGAGAAGTCGCAGCGATAAAGTATTCAGTCAAATCGATTGATTTTGAGGGACGAATTTCATTCATGCCGGTGATAGACGCCAACGTAATAAATCCAAAGGATAATAATGAGCAATTGTGGAATGTTTTGCAGGTCAAAACTCAGCAAAATGTTTCATATCTTTGGGCGCAGGTTCGCCATCAAAAGGTTCAATTTTGTGGAGCGCATTCTTATGCATTGTATAAGAATAATGAACAGCTAAAAGTGAATCCCACGAAAATAGAAAAGGAGAGAATTGCCGGGTTTAGCATGGGAGCGGATGTGAAAGCAGGAGATACCATTTATATGAACAAGTACATTGCGATAGCTGATTCGTTGACACGCCCCAACGAAAATCTTCCCGATTATGTTTGTCAATTGGCTCTGAATTCGAAGGAAAAAGGTTGGCAGAAATTATTTGAAGAACACTGTGGTGTGTGCGTTGCGCGATGGTTTCAGGCGGGTTTGACTGCTGAAGATAACATTGAGAATCAACAAAATCTTATTCAAGCGGTGTTTATGAATAATATGAATATTCATTGTAAGTAA
- a CDS encoding DMP19 family protein: MIQIKDSDLAAAACKGMDEFLQVFTDAYLQALGGKLTADNMQLLNGSQHTLLAHRFFQDEMRDGGFVQLIQNGYGGYIFENPFAKAIKQFGAAELAKLIYKAKEIYDPNKTALERETTEEEFNAMYVDFEVFDDLEELYFDIEEQQTALIAAYVDNHIADFAEIVD; this comes from the coding sequence ATGATTCAAATAAAAGACAGTGATTTGGCAGCAGCTGCCTGTAAGGGGATGGATGAATTCTTACAAGTGTTTACCGATGCTTATCTTCAGGCTTTGGGTGGAAAACTTACTGCCGATAACATGCAACTTTTAAATGGAAGTCAGCATACCTTGTTGGCGCATCGGTTTTTTCAGGACGAAATGCGCGATGGTGGTTTTGTTCAGCTCATTCAAAACGGGTATGGAGGGTATATTTTTGAAAATCCTTTTGCTAAAGCTATCAAACAATTTGGCGCTGCAGAACTGGCTAAACTGATATACAAAGCTAAAGAGATTTATGATCCTAATAAGACAGCGCTGGAACGCGAAACAACAGAGGAGGAATTTAATGCGATGTATGTGGATTTTGAGGTTTTTGATGATCTGGAAGAACTCTATTTTGACATTGAAGAACAACAAACAGCTTTGATTGCTGCCTACGTGGATAATCATATTGCTGATTTTGCCGAGATAGTAGACTGA
- a CDS encoding SusC/RagA family TonB-linked outer membrane protein, which yields MKYNHFKLKLRAFVAVLAMLAFGINANAQQTSVSGIVKDAKTGETILGASILEKGTSKGVITNMDGEFTISASPNATLVIKYLGYLSVEVPVAGKTKITVQLHEDAIALGEVVAIGYATVKKNDATGSLTSIKPDKLNKGLTTNAQDMITGKIAGVNVVSDGGAPGAGAKIRIRGGSSLNASNDPLIVIDGLAMDNEGIKGVSNLLSTINPNDIESFTVLKDASATAIYGSRASNGVIIITTKKGEKGAKPRVSYDGNVSMSVVGKTLDVMNGNQFRDYANKLYAGQTGTLSKLGTESTDWQRQIYQTAINHDHNISIMGGLKNMPYRASFGYTNQDGIIKTSNFERYTGSVNLNPSFFDDHLKVSLNAKGMYVNNRYADTGVIGAAASMDPTQPVTSTQEPYKTTFAGYWQWITTGTTWNSLSVANPLATLNLKKDIAHSKDFIGNAEFDYKVHFLPELRAHLSLGTEISDGKQNLFIPTTNASDGQVGRTGYEKIYKYNRSLSYYMNYAKEIGVQKFDVMAGYEWQHFYRSLNSHYSALDLTTNTTNNVFKTESYLVSFFGRANYTLLERYLLTATIRNDRSSRFAKENRSSLFPSLAFAWKINEEGFMKNNTIFSDLKLRLGYGETGQQNLGSDIGDYPYIPVYVTNIEGATYPIDGNYIQTYRPNPYNKKLKWETTTTYNAGIDWGLLNNRITGSIDGYYRATDNLISRVNVAAGTNFSNIVTQNIGSLENKGIEFTLTGKAISTKDLTWDISYNATYNYNKITKLTGTGASTPVADRNISSGTGNYVEVHQVGFPAYSFFVYEQVYDRNHNPIEGLYVDRNGDGKINDADRYYYHNPAPDVTMGLSSKLVYKEFDFGVTLRASLGNYVYNDVAANKANVGASGVWSTSGFFVNKPISAMETNFVGRTNWYFSDFYVQNASFVRVDNITVGYTFKNLFHAISSGRLSATVQNPFVFTKYKGLDPEVFTGVDNNIYPRPIMAVIGLSLNF from the coding sequence ATGAAGTACAATCACTTTAAGCTCAAATTACGTGCATTTGTAGCCGTTTTAGCGATGTTAGCTTTTGGAATTAACGCCAATGCACAACAGACTTCCGTTTCAGGAATTGTGAAGGATGCTAAAACCGGAGAAACCATTCTCGGTGCAAGTATCCTGGAAAAAGGCACCTCAAAAGGTGTAATCACCAATATGGACGGTGAATTCACCATCTCTGCATCCCCTAACGCGACCTTGGTAATTAAATACTTAGGTTATCTTTCTGTAGAAGTTCCTGTGGCAGGAAAAACAAAAATTACAGTTCAACTACACGAAGACGCTATAGCACTTGGCGAAGTAGTTGCAATTGGATATGCTACCGTCAAAAAAAATGATGCTACAGGTTCTCTTACATCTATCAAACCCGACAAACTCAACAAGGGACTTACCACCAATGCTCAGGACATGATTACCGGAAAAATTGCCGGTGTAAATGTGGTATCTGACGGTGGAGCTCCTGGAGCCGGCGCTAAAATTCGTATCCGTGGCGGCTCTTCGCTTAATGCAAGTAATGATCCGTTAATCGTGATAGATGGATTAGCAATGGATAATGAAGGCATCAAAGGAGTATCAAACTTATTAAGCACGATCAATCCAAATGATATTGAATCATTTACTGTTCTGAAAGATGCATCTGCTACTGCCATTTACGGTTCGAGAGCATCGAACGGTGTAATTATTATTACAACCAAAAAAGGAGAAAAAGGAGCCAAGCCCCGTGTTTCGTATGATGGAAATGTTTCAATGAGCGTTGTTGGCAAGACGTTGGATGTTATGAACGGAAATCAGTTTCGTGATTACGCCAACAAACTTTATGCTGGACAAACAGGAACTCTTTCTAAACTAGGCACTGAAAGTACAGACTGGCAACGTCAGATTTACCAAACAGCCATCAACCACGATCACAATATCAGTATCATGGGTGGTTTGAAAAACATGCCCTATCGTGCTTCGTTCGGATATACCAATCAGGATGGTATTATAAAAACATCAAATTTTGAACGTTACACAGGTTCTGTAAACCTTAACCCATCATTCTTCGACGATCATTTGAAAGTTTCGTTGAATGCTAAAGGTATGTATGTAAACAACAGATATGCAGATACCGGTGTAATTGGTGCAGCTGCTTCTATGGATCCTACTCAACCCGTAACTTCAACTCAGGAACCCTACAAAACAACATTTGCGGGATACTGGCAATGGATAACAACCGGAACAACATGGAATTCTTTATCAGTGGCAAACCCACTTGCTACACTTAACCTGAAGAAAGATATTGCACACTCGAAAGACTTTATTGGAAATGCCGAATTTGATTACAAAGTACATTTCCTACCCGAACTACGTGCACATCTATCGTTAGGAACAGAAATATCTGATGGTAAACAAAACTTGTTTATCCCTACCACCAATGCCAGCGATGGACAAGTTGGACGGACAGGATACGAAAAGATCTACAAATACAACAGATCATTATCATACTATATGAACTATGCCAAAGAAATTGGTGTACAAAAGTTTGATGTAATGGCAGGATATGAATGGCAACATTTTTACAGAAGTCTAAATAGCCACTATTCAGCATTGGATCTTACTACCAATACAACTAACAATGTATTTAAGACAGAAAGTTACTTAGTTTCTTTCTTTGGTAGAGCTAATTACACACTATTAGAGAGATATTTGTTAACCGCAACGATTCGTAATGATCGCTCTTCACGCTTTGCAAAAGAAAACCGAAGCAGTTTATTCCCTTCACTAGCCTTTGCATGGAAAATAAATGAAGAAGGTTTTATGAAAAATAACACTATCTTCTCTGATTTAAAGCTTCGTTTAGGCTACGGAGAAACCGGCCAACAAAATTTAGGTTCTGATATTGGTGATTATCCTTATATTCCAGTATATGTAACCAATATTGAAGGAGCAACATATCCGATTGATGGTAATTATATTCAGACTTACAGACCAAACCCTTACAATAAAAAATTGAAATGGGAAACAACTACAACCTACAACGCAGGTATAGATTGGGGGTTACTAAACAATCGGATTACAGGATCTATTGATGGATATTATCGTGCAACAGACAATCTGATTAGTAGAGTGAATGTTGCTGCAGGTACCAACTTTAGTAATATTGTTACCCAAAATATCGGATCTCTCGAAAATAAAGGTATTGAATTTACTCTAACCGGTAAAGCCATATCCACAAAAGATTTGACCTGGGACATTAGCTATAATGCGACCTACAATTATAATAAAATTACAAAGCTGACCGGTACGGGTGCCAGCACTCCTGTAGCCGACAGAAATATTTCTTCCGGAACCGGAAATTATGTTGAAGTTCATCAAGTTGGATTCCCTGCTTACTCATTCTTTGTCTACGAACAGGTTTACGACAGAAATCACAACCCAATTGAAGGGTTATATGTAGACAGAAACGGTGATGGAAAAATAAATGATGCAGACCGTTATTATTATCATAATCCGGCACCCGATGTTACCATGGGGCTATCGTCAAAATTGGTTTATAAAGAATTTGATTTTGGAGTTACATTAAGAGCCAGTTTAGGTAACTACGTGTACAACGATGTTGCAGCCAACAAAGCTAATGTTGGAGCCAGCGGAGTTTGGTCAACTTCAGGTTTCTTTGTAAACAAACCAATTTCGGCTATGGAAACAAATTTCGTAGGAAGAACAAACTGGTACTTCTCTGATTTTTATGTACAGAATGCATCGTTTGTTCGTGTTGACAATATAACTGTTGGATACACATTTAAGAACCTGTTCCATGCTATCTCAAGCGGACGTTTATCTGCCACTGTACAAAATCCATTTGTATTTACAAAATACAAAGGATTAGACCCTGAAGTCTTCACCGGAGTAGACAACAACATCTACCCACGCCCTATTATGGCAGTGATTGGATTAAGCCTTAATTTTTAA
- a CDS encoding MFS transporter yields the protein MNTQSHTLKTKPHFSFFQILSLSMGFLGIQFGYALQNANASRILQTFGADIEQLSWFWLAAPITGMIIQPIIGHYSDHTWTRLGRRRPFFLAGAILASIALVLMPNAGAFASFLPAMFIGAGFLMIMDASFNVAMEPFRALVADMLPADQSTLGFSIQTFLIGIGAVVGSWLPYALAQWFGISKVNENGGIPDNVVFSFYIGAAVMIITILWTIFTTKEYSPEELSAFNEDKEIHKEDKSQFSDIFRDFVAMPKTMKQLAPVQFFSWIALFGMWVFTTPAVAQHVYGLAVTDTKSVTYQDAGNWVGIIFGVYNAVAMLYALMLPAIAHQIGRKLTHSLSLTAGAIGLISIYFISNPTILIVSMVGVGMAWGSILSMPYAILAPALPIRKMGVYMGIFNIFITVPQIINGFFGGMIIKRFFGSQAIYALIMSGVFLLLAALSVLWVEDKQRDNVR from the coding sequence ATGAATACACAATCTCATACCCTGAAAACAAAACCACATTTCAGTTTTTTTCAAATTCTCAGCCTTAGCATGGGCTTTCTGGGAATTCAATTTGGCTATGCTTTGCAAAATGCCAATGCAAGTCGTATTCTTCAAACATTTGGTGCTGATATAGAACAGCTTTCGTGGTTCTGGTTAGCTGCGCCGATAACTGGGATGATTATACAACCGATTATTGGACATTATTCCGATCATACGTGGACTCGGCTGGGTCGTCGTCGTCCGTTTTTCTTAGCTGGTGCAATTTTGGCTTCAATTGCTTTAGTTTTGATGCCCAATGCTGGTGCTTTTGCCAGCTTTCTGCCGGCAATGTTTATAGGTGCCGGTTTTCTGATGATCATGGATGCTTCTTTCAATGTAGCAATGGAGCCATTTAGAGCCTTGGTTGCTGATATGCTTCCTGCCGATCAAAGTACGCTTGGTTTCTCGATACAGACTTTTTTAATCGGGATAGGTGCAGTGGTAGGTTCTTGGTTGCCGTATGCTCTGGCTCAGTGGTTTGGAATTTCTAAGGTAAATGAAAATGGGGGTATCCCTGATAATGTGGTGTTTTCATTTTATATAGGTGCAGCTGTCATGATTATCACGATTCTTTGGACAATATTTACCACCAAAGAATATTCTCCTGAAGAATTATCTGCGTTTAATGAAGATAAAGAAATTCATAAAGAAGACAAAAGCCAGTTTTCCGATATCTTCAGAGATTTTGTAGCGATGCCCAAAACAATGAAACAATTAGCTCCGGTTCAGTTCTTTTCCTGGATTGCTTTGTTTGGAATGTGGGTATTCACCACGCCAGCCGTTGCTCAGCATGTTTACGGTCTGGCAGTTACGGATACAAAATCAGTCACCTATCAGGATGCCGGCAACTGGGTAGGTATTATTTTCGGGGTATACAATGCCGTAGCAATGCTGTATGCTTTAATGCTTCCTGCAATTGCTCATCAGATTGGACGAAAGCTGACACATAGCCTCTCGCTCACTGCCGGAGCCATAGGTTTGATTTCTATATATTTTATAAGTAATCCTACAATTCTTATTGTTTCGATGGTAGGCGTTGGCATGGCTTGGGGAAGTATTTTATCCATGCCTTATGCTATATTGGCACCCGCACTACCAATACGTAAAATGGGTGTATACATGGGTATTTTTAATATCTTTATTACTGTTCCGCAGATTATCAATGGATTTTTTGGAGGTATGATTATCAAACGTTTTTTCGGCTCACAGGCAATTTACGCCTTGATTATGTCGGGTGTCTTTTTGCTATTAGCCGCATTGAGTGTCCTTTGGGTAGAAGATAAGCAACGGGATAATGTTCGTTAG
- a CDS encoding RagB/SusD family nutrient uptake outer membrane protein yields the protein MNVKHNKITNTILSVIIAIGLSSCVNDLNVTPIDPSTIRTFDQDAVFAKVYASLALTGQQGPAGKGDLAGVDEGTSSFIRLIWNLNELSTDEAICSWGDPGIPELNFNKWTASHDQVNGIYARFYFGVSLCNLFLEQTASATDTKTVKQRAEVRFLRALNYYYLMDLFGNVPFTEVVSLDPPKQMRRADLFAWLEKELKAIEPDLAAPRTNTYYRVDQAAEWLLLARMYLNAEVYTGTANWSAAKTYAKKVMDSGYKLNPSYAQLFMADNAGAFDASTNTAPQEIILPIACDGVKTQSYGNSLFMIASFHTSGMPAWGTSEGWGGNRARAALARKFFPNGIPVGTDLTKLTAFAGDKRAMFWGWDIADSKSTDPMTILNYSVFKQGLSVTKFSNVRSDGKVSNDLKFTDTDVPLFRLAEAYLTYAEASFRLGDAPTALTTINQLRDRTSGSAPALSSITLDKILDEWSREFYFEGRRRTDLIRFGYYGGSDYTWDWKGGTAAGTKFSSIYNLYPIPATDLNVNPNLKQNPGF from the coding sequence ATGAATGTAAAACATAATAAAATAACAAACACGATTTTGTCCGTTATAATTGCAATCGGTCTGTCATCGTGTGTGAATGACTTGAATGTTACACCTATTGATCCAAGTACCATTCGAACTTTTGATCAGGATGCCGTATTTGCTAAGGTATATGCATCGTTGGCACTTACGGGACAACAGGGTCCTGCCGGTAAAGGCGACTTAGCAGGAGTAGATGAAGGAACATCTTCTTTTATCAGGTTAATATGGAACTTAAATGAACTTTCAACCGATGAGGCTATTTGTTCGTGGGGTGACCCGGGTATTCCCGAACTAAATTTCAATAAATGGACAGCATCGCACGACCAGGTAAACGGTATCTATGCCCGTTTTTACTTTGGAGTATCACTTTGCAACCTGTTCTTAGAACAAACTGCAAGTGCAACCGATACTAAAACAGTAAAACAACGTGCTGAAGTACGTTTCTTACGCGCATTGAATTATTATTATTTGATGGATTTGTTTGGAAACGTGCCATTTACTGAAGTTGTTTCTCTTGATCCTCCAAAACAAATGAGACGTGCCGACTTATTTGCATGGTTAGAAAAGGAACTGAAAGCAATTGAACCTGATTTAGCAGCACCGCGCACCAATACATACTATCGTGTAGATCAAGCTGCCGAGTGGTTGTTATTAGCCCGCATGTATTTGAATGCCGAAGTTTATACCGGTACTGCTAACTGGAGCGCAGCAAAGACTTATGCAAAGAAAGTGATGGATTCGGGCTACAAGCTGAATCCAAGCTACGCACAACTTTTTATGGCCGACAATGCAGGTGCTTTTGATGCTTCAACAAACACAGCTCCTCAGGAAATTATCTTGCCGATAGCATGTGATGGCGTAAAAACTCAAAGTTATGGAAATTCGCTTTTCATGATTGCCTCTTTCCATACGTCGGGAATGCCCGCATGGGGAACCTCAGAAGGTTGGGGTGGTAATCGTGCACGTGCCGCATTGGCTCGCAAGTTCTTTCCTAATGGAATTCCTGTAGGAACTGATCTAACTAAACTGACAGCCTTTGCCGGAGATAAAAGAGCAATGTTTTGGGGCTGGGATATAGCCGACAGCAAATCGACTGATCCGATGACGATATTGAACTATTCGGTCTTCAAACAAGGATTATCGGTTACCAAGTTTTCAAACGTTCGGTCAGATGGTAAAGTGTCGAATGATTTAAAATTCACTGATACCGATGTACCTCTCTTCCGTTTGGCAGAAGCTTATCTTACTTATGCAGAAGCATCATTTCGTTTAGGAGATGCTCCAACAGCTCTTACTACAATTAATCAGTTGCGCGACAGAACAAGCGGAAGTGCTCCTGCTTTATCGAGTATTACTTTAGATAAAATTTTAGATGAATGGTCTCGCGAATTCTACTTCGAAGGTCGTCGTCGTACAGACCTTATTCGCTTTGGATACTATGGTGGAAGCGACTACACATGGGATTGGAAAGGCGGTACAGCTGCCGGAACAAAATTCAGCAGTATTTATAATCTATACCCTATCCCTGCAACAGATTTAAATGTAAATCCGAACCTGAAACAAAATCCGGGTTTCTAA
- a CDS encoding LacI family DNA-binding transcriptional regulator: MKKTQITIKDIARELNISPSTVSRALKNHPDISQVTKDLVNKYAKDFHYKPNALALSLRTSKNNTIGVIVPEINNYFFSSVLSGIEQIANQADYNVIVCQSGENYEKEVRDTKALISSRVSGVLASLCKHTTNYDHFQDIIDSDIPLVFFDRICIGIITDRVVVDDYAGAFAAVEYLIQSGCKRIAFYSSPFHLEISKNRKNGYLDALRKYGLMVDESLIRVCDTREEAIMITPEILDRPDRPDGFFAINDHCAAGIMYAVKSAKLKVPDDIAIFGFSDGELAKACDPMLSTVEQHGFEMGKNAATLLLDKIDGITHGQYTNKIVKTNLIIRGSTK; encoded by the coding sequence ATGAAAAAAACGCAAATTACCATCAAGGATATTGCCAGAGAACTCAATATTTCACCCTCTACAGTTTCTCGTGCGCTAAAGAATCATCCCGATATCAGTCAGGTTACAAAAGATCTTGTAAACAAGTATGCCAAGGATTTTCATTACAAGCCTAATGCGCTGGCTCTCAGTTTACGAACCAGTAAGAATAACACCATTGGTGTGATAGTTCCGGAAATAAACAACTACTTTTTTTCATCCGTACTTTCGGGCATTGAGCAGATCGCCAATCAGGCAGATTATAATGTGATTGTTTGTCAGTCGGGCGAAAACTACGAGAAAGAAGTAAGAGACACTAAAGCTCTGATTTCTAGTCGGGTTTCAGGCGTTCTGGCATCGTTGTGTAAACATACGACTAACTACGACCATTTTCAGGATATTATTGACAGTGACATTCCACTGGTTTTTTTCGATAGAATTTGCATCGGTATTATTACCGACAGGGTGGTGGTGGATGACTACGCAGGAGCTTTTGCTGCTGTGGAGTATCTTATTCAGAGTGGGTGCAAGAGAATTGCTTTTTATAGTTCACCTTTTCATCTTGAAATATCCAAAAACCGGAAAAACGGATATCTGGACGCACTCCGAAAGTACGGTTTGATGGTGGATGAGTCGTTGATTCGTGTATGTGATACCCGCGAGGAAGCCATAATGATTACGCCCGAAATTTTAGACAGACCCGATAGGCCTGATGGATTTTTTGCCATCAATGATCATTGTGCCGCCGGAATAATGTATGCAGTCAAGTCGGCAAAACTAAAGGTGCCGGATGATATTGCAATTTTTGGTTTCTCCGACGGAGAATTGGCTAAAGCTTGCGATCCAATGCTTAGCACGGTAGAGCAGCATGGGTTTGAAATGGGGAAAAATGCAGCAACTCTGTTGCTCGACAAAATTGACGGAATAACGCACGGACAGTATACCAATAAAATCGTAAAAACAAATCTGATAATAAGAGGATCCACCAAATAA
- a CDS encoding DUF4153 domain-containing protein: MKKLSLQVMISRFRQVLIRFPFSLSFIVGFSVLCFMSIQRVNVDIQERLWAFFGLGTLLNVAATLYLEDLKNSFQKISLNLLLIIIFAVYCFMLPEKLIEFQYYQLFSLGLVFTLAAFFISFLRKNSEIPFWNFSKQSIIQLIITVVFAAVLYGGLGLAILSLDKLFKIEISSKVYAHLAVFSFVLFAPTYFLSNIPDKIEKRKQEFSFEKIIKIFGLYILLPILAIYTLILYVYLIQIVLKWQLPNGWVSTLVSVLGLGGFLCMLILHPLYLSNKNKVVDVFVRLFPVLLFPLLVLMSVGIYRRIADYDLTINRLYVMILNLWFYGISIYLLVSKAKQIKWIVISFATITFLSSIGPWSVFSVTRNSLKTQLEKQLTVLHMLKDGKIVPKQTQQKDTATVQRATETVRYLVLSYGAESLQPYFSNSLKNKHVYDILEQLNLNTNDIDVNRYFHLYLENDSCIFNTDSYPVFVDLNVFNSGSNTDRAKNICENSQLKVEFYNGDLLVTNKLIKNGTYTIALRNKIKSLLKYNIEKINSPEKMTIKSENYKLILKTVSGKRNATKEGIELSNFDAYLFLK, translated from the coding sequence ATGAAAAAACTCTCCCTACAAGTAATGATCTCCAGATTTCGTCAGGTTTTAATACGGTTTCCGTTTTCGCTGAGCTTTATTGTTGGATTTTCGGTGCTTTGTTTCATGTCTATTCAAAGGGTGAATGTAGATATTCAAGAGCGTTTGTGGGCATTCTTTGGTTTGGGCACACTATTGAACGTGGCAGCAACTTTATATCTTGAAGATTTAAAAAACTCGTTTCAGAAAATTTCGCTCAATCTGTTATTGATAATTATTTTTGCAGTGTATTGTTTTATGCTTCCCGAAAAACTGATAGAATTCCAGTATTATCAGTTGTTTTCACTGGGATTGGTGTTTACATTGGCTGCTTTTTTTATTTCATTTCTCCGTAAAAACAGTGAAATTCCTTTCTGGAATTTCAGTAAGCAAAGTATCATTCAGCTTATTATTACCGTTGTATTTGCTGCGGTGTTATATGGCGGACTTGGTTTGGCTATTTTGTCGCTTGATAAGCTGTTCAAGATCGAAATTAGTTCTAAAGTATATGCTCATCTGGCTGTGTTCAGTTTCGTGCTGTTTGCCCCAACTTACTTCTTGTCAAACATCCCCGATAAAATTGAAAAAAGGAAACAGGAATTTAGCTTTGAAAAAATTATAAAGATATTTGGTCTGTATATTCTGCTCCCAATCTTGGCAATTTATACCTTAATACTGTATGTTTATTTAATCCAGATAGTTCTCAAATGGCAATTGCCAAATGGTTGGGTTTCTACCCTTGTTTCGGTACTCGGATTGGGTGGTTTCTTGTGTATGCTTATTTTGCATCCACTTTATTTGAGCAATAAAAATAAAGTGGTTGATGTATTTGTCAGACTATTTCCGGTATTGCTGTTTCCCCTACTGGTTCTTATGTCTGTGGGCATTTATCGCCGTATCGCCGATTATGATTTAACTATCAACAGGCTGTATGTTATGATCCTGAATTTATGGTTTTACGGCATAAGTATTTACCTTCTTGTGTCAAAAGCTAAACAGATAAAATGGATTGTGATTTCTTTTGCAACGATTACCTTTTTAAGTTCAATAGGTCCTTGGAGTGTTTTTAGTGTGACCCGGAATTCTTTGAAAACCCAGCTGGAAAAGCAACTTACCGTTTTGCACATGTTGAAAGATGGAAAAATCGTTCCAAAGCAAACTCAACAAAAAGATACAGCTACGGTACAAAGGGCGACTGAAACTGTAAGGTATCTGGTTCTGAGCTACGGAGCAGAAAGCCTTCAGCCATATTTTAGTAATTCGCTCAAAAATAAACACGTGTATGATATTCTGGAACAACTGAATCTAAACACGAATGATATTGATGTTAACCGATATTTTCATCTGTATTTGGAAAATGATTCTTGTATCTTTAATACGGATTCTTATCCTGTTTTTGTAGATCTGAATGTTTTTAATTCGGGAAGTAATACCGATAGAGCAAAGAATATCTGCGAAAACAGTCAGCTAAAGGTTGAGTTTTACAACGGTGATTTGCTTGTAACCAATAAGCTCATAAAGAACGGTACTTATACTATAGCACTCAGAAATAAGATAAAATCACTGTTGAAGTATAATATTGAGAAGATAAATTCGCCTGAAAAGATGACGATAAAGTCAGAAAATTACAAGTTAATATTAAAAACGGTGAGTGGTAAGCGCAACGCAACAAAAGAGGGAATAGAGTTGAGTAATTTTGATGCTTATTTATTCTTAAAATAA